Within the Macrobrachium rosenbergii isolate ZJJX-2024 chromosome 17, ASM4041242v1, whole genome shotgun sequence genome, the region aacgagaaatgaatttctcaccagaaataaattcctctataattcttcattggccggccggtgGCACCTGAAGTACGTTTATATGAAGAAATGTAGCGATCTCATGAATGCACCATCTTACCCAAGTTTCGGAAAATACTGACGAATGTACTCGTGCATATCGATTGCTTATGGCATGCCTTCATACTATTTCATAGTTaaatgtggaattctctctcttcatcagtATTCCATACATAATTCCACTTGATTTTTTCATGATATAGGTTTGCTTTAatttaatgtgtgtttatatacatgtatatatatacatatatgagtatataggctatttatatatatatatagaaatatataaataaatatgtgaataaataaatacatagacatataaatatatatatatatatatatatatatatatatatatatatatatatatatatatatatatatatatatatatatatatatatatatatatatatatattataatggttGCCTATCAAAACATGGAAGAAAGTAGATTTTCTAATGTTATATGTCGGAAACTACAGTTTCCCTCAACAGACTGATTATGGATGAAGAGGTACAGATTAATGCTTAAGAAATGTTACAGACGTCGGCATGTTGTATTCTGGTTCACAATCCCTTTCACTGCTGGCTATAGGAAGATCTTTCAGTCCGATCTGAACCCCAGGCTCCTTCTAAGAGGTTCATTGTGTATCCTTATTTGATCAGCGCTGATTCTGTCATacggcttttgaaccaacaattgcttGTATAAATTATACGTGATTCGATGATTCTGATTATTTATGTGGTCGAAAACGCCTGAGCTCTGTTAACCATAacttagtgaatgtttgtgttgtattaatttttctgaGAGTGATTTGCCTGTTAATCCGGTATAGGATCTGTCACAGCCGAGACGAGGGATTTAGTACACCCGTTGGAATTTCCAAGCGTTCGTGTCCAAGCATCTATAGTACACAGTCCAGgtatgggattttgattttactaCTAGGCCTCTCCCTAGTCATGTTTTGAGAAGGTCGGTAGAATATATATCTTGGATTTATAGGTAACTTTCTCATTTATTTGGTTCGAGTACCTCAAGGATGACATCTGCGCAAGTAGcacaactttttatttatttatttttttttttttgaggaattccggggagcaaatccgtaaggtttcaggaataaatttattcctgagttagttataaatgatttgtctggttaaacaaatcatttataactaactaactcagGAATAAATTGCTGGGTACGCCAGTCTTGACAGAAATGTCatgttacctaaaaaaaaaaaatgaatatatgagacTACAAAAATTTgctttctgtatatggtaaattcgTATTCTGTCGTGTCTATCATTATTAAAACATCGGTTTCCCATTCGACTTTGAATTTGACATCAGGTActgatgcatttaattttgaaagaaagtcGTTAAAGCTGCCTCATCTGTGATCCCAGAATGTTAGAATAACGAAATATCTCTTCCACATCATGTCTTGGAGTTTTATGGCGTTGATTACCGTAGTTCTAAAATACTCCAAATACGGGCTGTGGGTTGGGAAGTACTAGGCTTTAATTAGGCTGCCCAGGCGGAATCCGAACGAAAAGACGCTGTTCGATACACGCAGTTCatctacttttattaatttattcggGCTGGTGGGAAGTGATCTACATAGGGCGCTAGTTTTTCCGTCAAAAACTTTAGGACATCTTGTTTAGGTACTTTGTGATTACGGACTCCACATCCAAGCTTAAGCGTTTTATATTGTGAAGGGGTATATGTGATTCTTTGAATTTGTTGCAGAAATCTTTAGAATGCTGTGTGTGAATGGAAGAAAATGTGCCTAAAATGGACAAGAGAGGCCAGCTAACCACTTTGCTCGACCTTTCTGTTATAAAATTTCTAGTTGGTTAGAAGGCCTCCTCTCTCCATGTTTAGGCACTTTCTCCCAGTAGGTATGGCTCtatgtaagtttgtatgtatgtatagtacgTTCCCTCAAATATATTGCATTATCAGTGATATTTACTCCattttttcaaagacaaaaaatGGCTAAACTGGAGGTCGAAAGCAGTGAAAGTTGAGATTTGATGAAAGTTACATAatcctattgtttttttttatattaaagtttaCATACCTTACATTGTATCTTCTTTCTGTCTAACCGATTGCTATCTTAATCTCTTATTCTCTTATTCTCTGTGAGCTGTTCTATGGTAAGCAAGATGAAGCAATGTGACTGGATAGTAggagttattttaaaaataactttgaaaatgtccGTGCTAATTCCTTTTAGGTGTGCATTTTACagtgtaaatatattacataagaTGATAATCTTTAATTCTAGTATCTTCAAATATTCTAACACCAAAGTCATGAGTGAAACTTTACAGAACAACAACTAGATCTCTCGCTATGCTCGTTGAACCTTTACAGAACAACAGCTAGATCTCTCGCTATGCTCGTTTTCCTTTCGATTTAACAGTACCCGTAACGACAGTGACCTACAAAATTTAGTAAAGGTGAGGAATTGCACCCTACtactcaaagaaaaattaaacctacCTGGTACTCTAGGAGCCTCCTAGTGCCAGAGAAATCAACTTTATTAAGGACGGTACTGACGTAATGCTGGGTGTAATCGCCGACGTAGAACTTCAGTGTGCATTTCTGAGAATCAAAGGGGTACATGGTCATATCAAAGTTGCACATAAGGGTCACGGTGATCTCACGCTCCAGCATCAGAAGGTTGTCAGTGCCTGAGTAGAAGACATCTGTCAAAGAGAGAATGAATCATTACCAACAGTACTTAAAAGACATGGGAAATACTGATCAATTCATTCTTCCTATCAAAGTTCCTTAGTAAGGGAAAGTTTCATGCTTTTCGAGATGTGGTGCAAgtcagtgtatattgcataaAGATGTTCCCAATGCATTCCCTTGTTCTTTTACGTTCCTTAACTTTTATACAACCATATGCAGTTGTTGTTTAGACTTCGAATTTTTGTTTTCGTCAGTGACATGCATGCAACAACACGGCTACTCTTACTAATATGTTATAGATAGAAAAATAGTCGTACTACATTTCAGCAGATAGAACAGTACGGTCTTGTATATGGTTGATGTTCTTGATTTAAATTTAGCTTGCTTTACCGTCCTTGTATCTACTGGCTCATTGAAGGGTGCTCTAGCATATCTACTACAAGATTTCTTCATTTACATTAGATTTCTCCGTTCTTGCTAAACAATGAACTAGCTCGGAGATGATAAAATTTTAAGGTACCTTACCCTCATCGAGAAGCTGATCGTCATCTGGTTCAGGTTCTGTCAGTTTCTGTCCCCATCCAATCGTACTCAGTAGCTCGTAGTTGGCAATGCTGTTGTCTGCGCCAAGAAGTGTAACGTCTGGATACCATATCACGTTAACTATGTCGTCGATGAGATTCAAGTTTTTAGAACTGTGCAGGTTCTTGTACCTCACTCTTGAGTCATACCAACTCCTTGTAATTAAGCAATCAATCACCAAGTTAGAATCCAGTAAGCTGAACTTCCGAATTAGACGAATGTTGAAATCTATGGAGATCTGAGCAGGAGTAGAGCTGTCAACTTTTGGTGGGGGTAGGAGTTTGTCATACCCAGTTGGTAGTACCACTGTGTCGCAGTTGAGCTCATCGCCACTGTCTGCACAATCCAACTCCAGGTCACATCTCTTACTAATGTCAATGCATGAGCCATCAGTGCATGTGTACATTCCATTTGGGCAAGAAGTTAGTTTCAGTTTGATTTTTCTTCCTGGACACTTGTCACCCACAACCTCAAAATCATGAACTCCTATAGGGTAATCCAGCTCTGATTTTCTCACCATTTTTGCTTGGACTGAGGGTTCGGCAATCTGATAAAGGATCCATGTGTAATCATAAGCTGAAAGTGTATTATTCCAAGCAATTTTAGTCCATCTAAATCCATTGAATACTGGGCGATCGTTAATTCTGTCATATACATAATAGTTTCGATCAAATATGGATTCAGAGCAGAGACCTCGAATTTTCAGAGGCTTAGATTCTTCGAACTGACAAGCCGTGCATACAGTCCTGTCACAACTTTCAATATCCCAGTTGCCATTCTTGGTTATGTCTGGTAAGTCAGAAAGAGTCTTTGCTATGACGCACAAAGGCTCTACAGTATTTGGGGTGATTTCCACAGCAAAGTTTTTAAAGCCTTTCGGTTGTTTGTTGTAATTGTTTTTCCAAAACTTTCCAGTCACATCCCACGTCACCGCCACCCACATTCCGCTTGATTTCTCAAAAGCAGAacatttacttgaatattttgaaCCTTCATTGTACAGAGCCACGTTATCCTTCTGAGTTTCTGGGAGTGCTATACCACCATTGAGTATTGAACAGAAATGATTCGCTTCCTTGAAGTTGCGTGCCTCTGGGAATATGGAATAGATTTTATTACTCCCTGGACAAGACTCTATaccatattttatttctgtgtatgCGCCTAAAATGAAGTCTCGTGAAATATCATGAAAGTCCATTAGAAGTGAATGGTTCGACAGAGACTCAGTGTGACACTGAATATAATTCGACATTTCTTCTTGTGTGAGAACATTTTCAGTCAGAAAAAGATTAGCCATAAGACCATTGAAGCTTTGATCTTTATCTGTCCCTCCATTAGGTGAATCCTGATCTTGGCCAAGAATGACTACGCCTCCTTTTTGCACCACCAAAGGCTGCTTGGATTCCTTTTGCTGCAATAAGTAAAATAGAGAGTGAAACAGAGCAGTGCTTGCTTTAATGACAAACAATGTAGATTCAAGCTAAAAATCATCTTTAAATTTTGTCGGTTACAAAACACAAGAATCCAAATCTTATCATcattcagaatttatatattgaaatatatttgtcaGTAGTTTATTTAGGAAAGAACGAGTGTGGAGTGATGGTCTttcaaaagaagatatatatatatatatatatatatatatatatatatatatatatatatatatatattatatgtataaatatgtatatgtatgtatatatgtttatatatatatttatatataaatatgtatatatatatatgtttatatatatatatatatatatatatatatatatatatatatatatatatacagtatatatatatatatatatatacatatatatatatatatatttatatataaatatatatatatatatatatgatatatatatatgtatatatatatgatataatatatatatatatatatatatatatatatatatatatatatatatatatatctcgtatatatatatatatatatatatatatatatatatatatatatatatatatatataaatatgtatatatatatgatatatatatatgtatatatatgatatgatataatatatatatatatatatatatatatatatatatatatatatatatatatatataatgtatctttatatatttactagctgaccaacccagcgctgcccagtgaaactctctctctaacaccacctctactctctctctctctctctctctcctgttaagatatttGCTTCAGTtccattgcccagcatttttgacattttatatttcaccccttctaataccccctcccccctcctatcagggcagaacttggacttaaagggtattgggagtatcaccattcatctcagcgacctcgaaaactatggattagacattaatatatgtcgttttcagttattttcacatgtcatccccttcccactcccacctcctttggtgccagtaatgTCCTAACCCCcccccacagtattttttaccagatagtaagtcaattatgtatactgaaatgaggtatgataaattcgtgagtttatttagttactaagtctatgggcagaactaGCCCTGTTTTTGGGAAGcccatcccacccccaccccctttgatgccctttagtgctagtgatctcttacctccacagtagtaagtcatatatataccaagtttggttgaaattgctcagtgcatttcagagttatgctggaacacacacacacacatacacatactgtgactttttatattcacaaatatgaagccacaaatattATGTATTACTGGATTCACTGTGCCTGGGATTCAAACCATGGCCTAGTTTCGAAAcaatgatagacagtgactttatcctcccaactatctatctatctatatatctatctatctatctatctatctatccatctgtctctctctcttatttatatttgtacatatatatatatatatatatatatatatatatatatatatatatatatatatatatataatatttaaatatatacatacacatgtgtatatgtgtgtgtgtgtgaaatgcttACTCAGACAAGTTTTGAACATCCAGCTGATTGTATAGCAGTGCGCAATAAGTGCTTCGTATGTTAGCCGTCAGACATAGAACATTTCGTTATTAATTGACAAGCAGTCAGTCAAACAAATCAGTTGATGTGAAAAGCTTTAAACTACTTAGTGCAAGAGAAAATGTTATTCCAGCTCACAAATGTAGTATTCTGAGACCAGTCTTCTGCACTGGAATACCTAAACTGACTATGAGGACATAACTCACCCTGTCCACAATACTTTGTTTATCTGCACCAAAAGAATGGACGACAGTGGCCATCTTCGACGAGAGGTCGATAGCAGCACAGAAGGAGAACCACTTGAGTGTAGTTACATTCAGAAAGATGATGTGGAAGACTCGTCTTGAACAGCAGGCGAAGCGGAGTTCTTGTGTGTCATATTTTATGTCTGGAATTATCGTTCAGAGTTCTTGATGCGTCCAGCAGAGAATGACAATTTATTTCCGGGCATCTGAGTCTTATCTCAGTTTCTATACGACAGGCGTTCGACGAATGAACATCACTACTGTGCCAATCTTTAAAAGTATTTAACACTAGCATGGAAGAGAGATTTTGCAAGAAATGTTACGATGGAAGGCtgcctttgtttaattttttaaatggctTCACTGTAAACAGTTTACCTATATATACATCTGTGAATCACAGCAACTTGAGTTTGCTGGCGTCTCCTGGTACTATCAGTAAAATGAATTGTGAAGACGACGCAAAGGGGTTCATGTTGGACTTGCTTGACTGTGTTAATCAGGCGGTAAAAACAGAAATGACTTACGGAATGCCAGTTCATTGTCGCTGTCATTAGTAGCGTAGGAAAAGAAGTAATCCGAATATCGACTTCTGAAGGCGTGCAGACGAACGcagaaggtgaaggaagtcagtGACGGGAGAGTGTGACGCCAGGTCAAACCAGAATCAGCATGTGCGACGTCGTCTGTCTGAAGATGGACCACGGCTCTGTCTGAGGGAAGTTGCGTCAGAACTTCCTCGCCTGTGAGACAGAAATTACGAGTTACTTTTCCTTACAGATTTTACCATCAGTTTAGAAGAGTCACAGATATTCACATTACACTTGATGGTCTAAGATTACACTATGCCGGCCCAGTATATTTTGTGGTCAtctcagttgagagagagagagagagagagagagagagagagagagagagagagagagagagagagtccgtttaTTGGTTTTCGCATTAGTGACAAAATGATTAACTGattaaaaaagatatgaaaattatattgtatTGGTTTGAGATAATTACTCGTAGTATGCACTGAATGCTATGAAACAGATATTCGTCTACTAATCACTAGATAAATATTGTTGCTGATTCCTGCACTTTTCCTTCATTATGAGAAAATACACTGATTTACCCTATTCCCGCTGAAAAAAATACTGACctacattttattatcttttcagtCGCTGTTATTTCTATTCTTtggaaaattttctaaatataagtTTTCGTTTCCACTCACCCTCATCCCTACTATTGTCTAACTGGCAATGCATTAAGAATCAGCAAGTGGCTATACTCTGATAATATTAgtactttaataaaatgtgattgtCATTTTTAGAGTTCTTTGGCCTGGTCCCCTTTCTGTGGAGCCTAGGTTCAGATAAATCATTTACACGAGATAAAACCaggacaggaaaaaagtaaaaactcctCCGTACCCCTTTTCATTGGGGACCTAAGCACGTGCTTAATTTGCTTAACAGTTAATCCGcctgaattgtattttttttattatttgcaatattttctaATACCTCAGACTCCCAGCCTATAGTTTCAACTTCTAATTTAATTAAAGTATTCAAAACCTGACTCAATCCTTATTGCTCTGAATGACTTAAGCCAAGACTCAGGACAAACAAAGGCAGCGGGAGAAGTTTAAAGCTTTGGAACAGAAGGAAGGAACTCTTGTCTGACTTGATTCGTTGCTTTGCTCACGGGAAGAAACATTGGGGACCCACATTCTTATCTTACTGATATTCGATCAGTTCTTTTCTGGGACTTAAAACCTTGTATCCCTGGACCCCTGGCATAAGACTCTGGTAATCAAACGTTCTGTAACTCATATTAACTGAATTTTAGGTTTCATACCTCTTGCCATTGACTAAACTACTTCTGCTCCCTTTCCTATTGCCAATGGTGTTTCTCTGGGATCTGTTATATGTAGTAACACCAAACATAGGTCAATAGTTGAAGGATAGATGTGACAATGATTGTTGTTTAGTCTTTTAATCCTTCGTTATGAAGGCAAACGATTTTTTGAtgatatatcatctatatatatatatatatatatatatatatatatatattatattatatatatatatatatatattcgagccCTTGCCTAACAAGTGCAAGTGTGTATCCCAAAAGCATATGTGATATTTCAAAAGCACTCATTTGGAAGGGTGCCCTCCAGTCTGGAACATTACATTTCTTGAACTCGCCTGGGCCTCTGCTATGTTAGTAATAAACTGTGCTACACGAACCGCTGGATGGTGGATATCTCGGCCCAGGAAGCCAAACAGCTCCGTGCACAACTGGTCCGCAAATCCTAACAACTGATATCACATAGGTCGTGGAAGTTAATTTTGGTTTACTTACTCACCAAcgttgagttaagtataccttagtttaaccagaccactgagctgattaacagctctcctagagctggcccgaaggattagacttattttacgtggctaagaaccagttggttacctagcaacgggacctacagcttattgtggaatccaaaccacattacgacgagaaatgaatttctatcaccagaaataaattcctctaattcttcattggccggccggagacacgaacgcgggcccagcagggtgctacgagaactataccgacccgtccaacgaggaactcaccAGCGTTGATGACGATGAACAAGACCACTACGACAAGCCACCTCCAGGTCTTCTCTCGGTGCAAATAGGCTGGAGTCCTGACGACTGTCCCTTCGTCTCGcttgaaataaaaatcagatttCTTTTAAAGGTGGTATTTACAGtgcatataagaaaaaaacatgttGCTTGTTTGGCTGTGAATGGAAGTTAGTACAACAAGCTTATCTCGATATACTCACTGTGGATGAAGGCTAAATTACAATTTGGGATATATTTGAAATTTGATCATTGGTTTGGTTCATTTATGGTCTGTTCAGTACAGAATTGATCAAGCATCGTGCAGTCCCAAAGACAGAAGTCCTTATCGTTTCCTCAGTTTAAGCAGGTTGCTAGGTTTCCTTGGAACCAAATTTGGTCCATTTAAGCTGTTTTCGGTCTGATGGAGCGGTTGTTTAGGCTTGTTTGatctgaattttgtttattttaggaaTTTCTGATTGTTTGAGCCGATTTTGGCTCATTTAAGCCAATGTTGGTTTATTATAGCCGATTTTGAGCCATTTTGGGAAGACTTTCCCTTAAAATATTAAACGTTTCATACAGAGGCAAACTGAAGACGATATGAAACGTGTAAAAACTCGAATAGCAATTGATGgttaataaacagtaaaaatattaatttcagtcattcgtaacagattttttaaaatataaaattccttaaTGATATTACAATAGGAGAGTGGGAATATCTTcactttttcatttgtattcatcgTTTTAACCTCGCGAAATTTTAGTGTGattatttttaaagtcttttttttttttctccatgtcCCCAGTGCCGAAGGATTTATCAACATTCCTTACGTGAAGAACAGTTTAagttaaaatatgacaaaatggtTAAAGCAGTGGTTGAAAAAATAGCTAATCCTTTATTAATGTTGATGATTATGATGAGAAGGACAACGATAATGATGTTGGAACAAGGTTTAGTGAGATCAAGAGTTGCGAATTCTAAAGAATGGTTTGACAAATTTTCTGCCCCTTGACATTGTTGGGTAATTTATCGTTAGTTGGAAAAAATACTCGGTTGTCCGGTAAAGCAACACGTTAACCGAAGTGAGAAAGCAGCCTGTTTCATCAGAACTGAACCTAACAGGTGTTTAATAAACCAACCGAACATTGCTGCAACTGTTTCATTGGTTGGTTTAGTCGAGTCCAGATGTCAACACCAGGTCTTTTAATACCTGTAGCCCCTTACCCAACATAGTGGCTGCCTGTGTGGTAAGTGGCCGTGCGGGCAAAAGGCCCTCTTAATCTACAACCAATCAaccaagataataaaaatataccgaCATCTCACAATCTTAAGATGAAATATTAGACtgaaataattaatgtaaattctTAGGCAAATTAGTGTAAACAATTAGTTATATGATTAGTCTAAGTCCCTAGGTAAATGATCAGTCTAAATTCTTAGGTAAATGATTAGTTCAAATACTCGGGTAAACCCAAAATGCCAGAATGTTGTATGAAAAAGTGGAGCAATTCTTCTATGAAGTGTAAGGAACTGTAGATATTGTTTTGTATTGCAGCTATTTTAagtaataatcatatttatttatcaatattttcaccTTAAAGACAAAGTCTAATCTTAGTcgttccaggagagagagagagagagagagagagagagagagagagagagagagagagagagcgctaatgGTCCAGTAGTGCTCAAACCGGTTCTTTGGCTAgagatgtacgagtatatatgaaTTGTAGCGACACaaattgttttctaaattttatagCTGAAAATAACGCTAAGACCTTTATTACACGAGATAAATTTGAGCGATTTTCATGCCTTGGCAGTTCATTAATGTTCTGTTTAGTTCTCTTAAGTAAAAAAGGTCAAGGTTTGTTATACATCATTTTATAGGACCATTAAGAATGTTACATTACTGTGCTGTGATGGGTCATGTATTTGATGAACTTATCTTCGTTAtgttttgttactgattttgttCCCAAGGCATTGTGAATAGACAGTGGAAGCAAAtttagatgatttttaaatattttagtctaAAATTACACAGCTGTTGCCAGTATTGGCGATATCGTGTGTTAGAGAAGTTATCAACTTGACACAAAAGTGTAAAAGCCCAGGAAAGCTTGTAATGACTTTTTCTCTTCAAGATTAACATTGAAGCGAtgagaacagatatatatatatatatatatatatatatatatatatatatatatatatatatatatatatatatatatatatacatacatatatatatatcattctgtaACATTTAGTTTTGAGGAAGTTGAAGATTCTGTAACATTGAAGGTACTACACTTCGACTTTAATAAAAAGTGCTTGCAAAATGACTGCACTTGGCTTATTGGGCGGGAATGAGAGATTAAAACAGTCCTCGAAGATCAAAAGAGACCATTCAACATCATTCATGAATCACACACAAGCTGTTCCTACAGACACACcagtgaaaatggaaatgaatgaccTTAAAATTTGGAATTGTAGCTTCAATGTATTCGCAAGCGTCTAAactcattcatatttttcactcgtgataaataaagagataatctTTCGATAGATTTACCTTTGGCGTTCTGTCCACCATTCTCACGAGAAACCGTTTCTTTATTGAAAGCGACGACGTCTCCACAGAATCGAAAAGCACAGGAGGGACGGGCACGTTCAGTACCAGTCGCTCTCCTCCGGCGGGAGCAGAGAGATTCTGCAACTCTCCTCCTCGGCCGCTCGTGCGAGGATGAGAGAGCAATCGATTTCTCCCCTTTTATTATCCTTCTCATTGGGTATTCTCCATCCCGGTcgtcacctgaaaaaaaaaaaggttccgtTAACTATTCGAAGGTGTTGACGATTCCCATGCAGTGTTGATGTCTTTCCCTTGCCGAAATATTCCATGGGGGAATGAAATATTGCCGGGCCGAGTGTCATTCTATCAATCAATGAGAACTTTATTTGCATTAGTCATCGTCATGTTTGGAACACTTCATTGGGATCTGTCGGACACTCATGAATGCCATTTGTCATTTCGTAAGCATGTCTCCACAGCTCCTGGAACTAACGATTGAAGACCGTTGTGTAAATGTTTTcccttaatatttcaaaataaacacacgcacacatatatgtgtgtgggtatgtat harbors:
- the LOC136847635 gene encoding uncharacterized protein yields the protein MATVVHSFGADKQSIVDRQKESKQPLVVQKGGVVILGQDQDSPNGGTDKDQSFNGLMANLFLTENVLTQEEMSNYIQCHTESLSNHSLLMDFHDISRDFILGAYTEIKYGIESCPGSNKIYSIFPEARNFKEANHFCSILNGGIALPETQKDNVALYNEGSKYSSKCSAFEKSSGMWVAVTWDVTGKFWKNNYNKQPKGFKNFAVEITPNTVEPLCVIAKTLSDLPDITKNGNWDIESCDRTVCTACQFEESKPLKIRGLCSESIFDRNYYVYDRINDRPVFNGFRWTKIAWNNTLSAYDYTWILYQIAEPSVQAKMVRKSELDYPIGVHDFEVVGDKCPGRKIKLKLTSCPNGMYTCTDGSCIDISKRCDLELDCADSGDELNCDTVVLPTGYDKLLPPPKVDSSTPAQISIDFNIRLIRKFSLLDSNLVIDCLITRSWYDSRVRYKNLHSSKNLNLIDDIVNVIWYPDVTLLGADNSIANYELLSTIGWGQKLTEPEPDDDQLLDEDVFYSGTDNLLMLEREITVTLMCNFDMTMYPFDSQKCTLKFYVGDYTQHYVSTVLNKVDFSGTRRLLEYQVMSIEHEPLIYQNKSGQQIMIGLTNLYGYYISGAYVPTLLLVIISFSTFYFPIEDFTNRIMVSLTSLLVLASLFNQVPQIFHKFS